One genomic region from Pyxicephalus adspersus chromosome 1, UCB_Pads_2.0, whole genome shotgun sequence encodes:
- the ZBTB21 gene encoding zinc finger and BTB domain-containing protein 21, with protein sequence MDGLLHYINPAHAISILSSLNEERLKGQLCDVLLIVGDQKFRAHKNVLASSSEYFHSLFMDKNNESQTVFQLDFCEADSFDNVLNYIYSSSLFVEKGSLAAVQELGYSLGISFLTNILSKTPQAPFSSSNKISTVQEEDESGAQQRSVIVCQSRNEAQNRDLCNQDKSQTKPSTSVGKATSVRHQMRPGDSLANFLSSERKWHGSSNSGEQPLSGSLKRKATFHQKASEGHDDDLNHHPHPRGNEIMKKKLASASLLSSTESLYTSHKPEKEGSEVKDEKSVLCYPQIGLGAPSIRSSGQQIDRSGPLVKSLLRRSLSMDSQVPAYSQSIDVHRTSSPRDGPDYDVPTGISQRHTIKGAIDKLGIRDKEQEKATDPLRSFILSQSMSRENNLCIKTEPNSPASEPSEVIQITVGEKSRTFPARSTDSFLSSHSAKRKSQPEKRIPPLRVKLKRSSSPESDGNFAEDSTAPGDFSDSDDSKEMVIATPDVLQNKKFKCKHCLKIFRSTAGLHRHVNMYHNPEKPYSCDICYKRFHTNFKVWTHCQTQHGIMRNPSPASNSQTVLDEKFQRKLIDIVREREIKKALMFKLRRSKSGFPGSSSQAQAMKRNFRSRTKAAFTCNQCGKSYRFLTQYKQHLKMHPEERSTYSHKAIRPKVASPPKSPVESKEVYPCRLCNVKFASFLEQGNHERMCRNATLCPYCSLRFSTPEQKNEHEPKCEYKKLTCLECMRTFKSSFSIWRHQVEVHNQNTMAPTENFSLPVLDHNGEVGNLPRLQSLTDSGKGNSFVSSKDDGVYSDSSEHMNFDSEDSNCLPEDLSVSKPFSVKIKEEPPDEMDDSSEAAYGQKEDMTGSERGMWSCEKCGKMFTVHKQLERHQELLCSVKPFICHVCNKAFRTNFRLWSHFQSHMAQGEDSSSFKEPEACAPVSSPSPPPPPPPPPPPPKIAPIEPEKRQAVPEKSGGNEKGFAPQESDTLFYHAPPLSAITFKRQFMCKLCHRTFKTAFSLWSHEQTHN encoded by the coding sequence ATGGATGGCCTCCTACATTACATAAACCCAGCTCACGCCATCTCCATTCTCAGTTCGTTGAATGAAGAACGTCTGAAAGGTCAGCTGTGCGACGTCCTCCTCATAGTCGGAGACCAGAAATTCCGAGCGCACAAAAATGTGTTGGCGTCCAGCAGCGAATACTTCCACAGTTTGTTCATGGACAAAAACAATGAATCGCAAACTGTCTTTCAGCTCGACTTTTGCGAAGCCGACTCCTTCGACAACGTCCTAAACTACATCTATTCCTCATCGTTGTTTGTGGAGAAAGGAAGTCTGGCGGCGGTTCAGGAACTGGGATACAGCTTGGGAATAAGTTTTCTGACAAATATTCTTTCTAAAACCCCACAGGCGCCATTTTCTTCTTCCAACAAAATATCAACTGTTCAAGAGGAAGATGAAAGCGGGGCTCAGCAACGGAGCGTCATTGTCTGTCAAAGCCGTAACGAGGCACAAAATAGGGACTTGTGCAATCAGGACAAAAGCCAGACGAAGCCTTCAACGTCTGTGGGGAAAGCAACTTCTGTTAGGCATCAAATGCGACCAGGGGATTCCCTTGCCAATTTCTTGTCATCTGAAAGGAAGTGGCACGGCTCCTCTAACTCAGGTGAGCAACCTCTAAGCGGTTCGCTGAAGCGAAAAGCAACATTTCATCAGAAGGCGTCTGAAGGACACGATGATGATCTTAACCACCATCCTCATCCAAGAGGGAATGAGATCATGAAGAAGAAATTAGCATCCGCGTCTTTGCTTTCCTCCACCGAATCTTTATATACATCACATAAACCCGAAAAAGAAGGTTCGGAAGTGAAAGACGAAAAAAGCGTTCTATGTTATCCTCAGATAGGACTTGGAGCGCCTTCTATCAGATCCTCAGGACAACAGATTGACCGTAGCGGTCCGCTTGTTAAGAGTCTTCTTCGGAGATCATTATCTATGGACAGTCAGGTTCCCGCTTACTCGCAAAGTATCGACGTTCATAGAACGTCATCCCCACGTGATGGTCCAGATTATGATGTCCCTACTGGAATTTCCCAAAGGCACACGATAAAAGGGGCTATAGATAAACTTGGTATCCGAGACAAAGAGCAGGAAAAGGCGACGGATCCTCTAAGGTCTTTTATTTTATCGCAGTCTATGTCTAGAGAGAATAACTTGTGCATAAAGACTGAACCTAACAGCCCAGCTTCAGAACCATCAGAGGTAATCCAAATAACCGTAGGAGAGAAAAGTAGGACGTTTCCTGCTCGGTCCACAGACTCTTTTTTAAGTTCGCATTCAGCTAAACGGAAATCCCAGCCAGAGAAAAGAATACCCCCTTTAAGAGTAAAGTTGAAAAGAAGTAGTTCTCCCGAATCCGACGGTAACTTTGCAGAAGACTCCACAGCTCCTGGCGATTTCTCCGATTCAGACGACAGCAAGGAGATGGTTATCGCGACACCAGATGTCCTTCAGaacaaaaaattcaaatgtaAACACTGCCTTAAAATTTTCAGATCGACAGCTGGTCTTCATCGTCACGTTAACATGTACCACAACCCCGAAAAACCCTACTCGTGTGATATCTGCTACAAAAGGTTCCACACAAACTTTAAAGTGTGGACGCACTGTCAGACGCAACACGGCATAATGAGAAATCCATCGCCCGCTTCAAATTCACAAACGGTTTTGGACGAAAAGTTCCAAAGGAAGTTGATAGACATTGTAAGGGAACGGGAAATTAAAAAAGCACTTATGTTTAAGTTGAGGCGAAGCAAGTCCGGCTTTCCTGGATCTAGTAGCCAAGCACAAGCCATGAAAAGGAATTTCAGATCGAGAACTAAAGCTGCTTTCACTTGCAACCAGTGTGGGAAATCTTACCGATTTCTTACGCAATACAAACAACACCTGAAAATGCATCCGGAGGAAAGATCAACATATAGCCACAAGGCTATCAGGCCTAAGGTAGCCTCTCCGCCGAAGAGCCCAGTGGAAAGTAAGGAAGTGTATCCTTGCCGACTTTGCAATGTAAAGTTTGCTTCATTTCTAGAACAGGGAAATCATGAACGCATGTGCAGAAATGCTACGCTCTGCCCTTACTGTAGCCTTCGGTTTTCAACCCCAGAGCAGAAAAATGAACACGAACCAAAGTGTGAATATAAGAAGCTGACATGCCTCGAGTGCATGCGAACATTTAAATCTTCTTTCAGCATTTGGCGCCATCAAGTCGAAGTCCACAACCAAAACACAATGGCGCCAACGGAAAACTTTTCACTGCCTGTGCTCGATCACAACGGAGAGGTTGGCAACCTGCCGAGGTTGCAGTCTTTGACCGACTCTGGCAAAGGGAATAGCTTTGTTTCATCGAAAGACGACGGCGTTTATAGCGATTCCTCGGAGCACATGAACTTCGATTCTGAGGATTCCAACTGTCTCCCCGAGGATCTCAGCGTTTCAAAACCGTTCAGTGTAAAAATCAAGGAAGAACCTCCGGACGAGATGGACGATAGCTCAGAAGCGGCCTATGGTCAAAAGGAAGACATGACCGGCTCTGAGCGTGGCATGTGGTCGTGTGAAAAATGCGGGAAAATGTTTACAGTTCATAAACAACTGGAACGCCACCAGGAACTCTTGTGCTCAGTCAAGCCTTTCATCTGTCACGTATGCAACAAAGCCTTCCGGACGAATTTTCGACTTTGGAGCCACTTTCAGTCGCACATGGCACAGGGAGAAGATTCGTCTTCTTTTAAAGAGCCAGAAGCTTGCGCTCCTGTGAGCTCTCCatctccacctcctcctcctccgccacCACCTCCGCCCCCGAAAATAGCACCGATCGAGCCAGAGAAACGCCAGGCTGTTCCAGAAAAATCAGGAGGAAACGAGAAGGGCTTTGCTCCTCAAGAATCAGACACTCTTTTTTACCACGCCCCACCTCTTTCAGCCATAACCTTCAAACGACAGTTCATGTGTAAATTGTGTCACAGGACCTTTAAGACTGCGTTCAGTTTGTGGAGTCACGAGCAAACGCACAACTGA